Proteins encoded together in one Streptomyces umbrinus window:
- the folE gene encoding GTP cyclohydrolase I FolE, protein MTDPVTLDGEGTIGEFDEKRAENAVRELLIAVGEDPDREGLRETPGRVARAYKEIFAGLWQTPEDVLTTTFDLGHDEMILVKDIEVFSTCEHHLVPFRGVAHVGYIPSTNGKITGLSKLARLVDVYARRPQVQERLTTQIAESLMQILEPRGVIVVVECEHMCMSMRGIRKPGAKTITSAVRGQLRDAATRNEAMSLIMAR, encoded by the coding sequence ATGACCGATCCCGTGACGCTGGACGGCGAGGGCACAATCGGCGAATTCGACGAGAAGCGCGCCGAGAACGCCGTACGAGAGCTGCTGATCGCGGTCGGTGAGGACCCGGACCGTGAGGGGCTGCGGGAGACGCCGGGGCGGGTGGCCCGGGCGTACAAGGAGATCTTCGCGGGGCTGTGGCAGACGCCCGAGGACGTCCTGACGACGACGTTCGATCTCGGCCACGACGAGATGATCCTGGTGAAGGACATCGAGGTGTTCTCGACCTGCGAGCACCATCTGGTTCCGTTCAGGGGCGTCGCGCACGTCGGGTACATCCCGAGCACGAACGGCAAGATCACGGGGCTGTCGAAGCTGGCGCGGCTCGTGGACGTCTACGCCCGGCGGCCACAGGTGCAGGAACGGCTCACCACGCAGATCGCCGAGTCGCTGATGCAGATCCTGGAGCCGCGTGGCGTGATCGTGGTGGTCGAGTGCGAGCACATGTGCATGTCGATGCGGGGGATTCGCAAGCCGGGGGCGAAGACCATAACGTCGGCCGTTCGGGGGCAGCTGCGGGATGCTGCGACCCGTAACGAGGCGATGAGCCTCATCATGGCTCGCTGA
- a CDS encoding DUF3180 domain-containing protein, with translation MKELRIRTLAAVFFVAGLLSWAGARLWNSVGTLPRVPLAAPIVLALIAVVLLATALSLRARLKAQRERRPDAKGVDPMMAARAVVFGQASALVAALVAGMYGGTGVFLLESLDIPARRDQAVYAGFSVLAGIAVVAAAFFLERVCKLPEDDDTNGGTARAT, from the coding sequence GTGAAAGAGCTGCGCATCAGGACGCTGGCCGCGGTGTTCTTCGTCGCCGGGTTGCTGTCCTGGGCGGGTGCCCGCCTGTGGAACTCGGTCGGGACACTCCCCCGGGTCCCGCTGGCCGCCCCCATCGTCCTCGCTCTGATCGCCGTCGTGCTCCTGGCCACGGCGCTCTCCCTACGGGCCCGTCTCAAGGCCCAGCGCGAGCGCCGCCCCGACGCGAAGGGCGTCGACCCCATGATGGCGGCCCGAGCGGTCGTTTTCGGCCAGGCCAGTGCCCTCGTGGCCGCCCTCGTCGCCGGTATGTACGGCGGCACGGGCGTCTTCCTCCTGGAGTCCCTCGACATCCCCGCCCGCCGCGACCAGGCCGTCTACGCCGGCTTCTCCGTCCTCGCGGGCATCGCCGTCGTAGCGGCCGCCTTCTTCCTGGAGCGCGTCTGCAAGCTCCCGGAGGACGACGACACGAACGGCGGCACGGCCCGAGCGACGTAA
- the folK gene encoding 2-amino-4-hydroxy-6-hydroxymethyldihydropteridine diphosphokinase, translating to MTAFTEGQSDPTVQPVPASVVERVDAADTTLQNPRRAVLSLGSNLGNRLETLQGAIDALEDTPGVRIKAVSPVYETEPWGVDPGSQPTYFNAVIVLKTTLPPSSLLERAHAVEEAFHRVRDERWGPRTIDVDIVAYADLVSDDPVLTLPHPRAHERAFVLAPWYDVEPEAQFPGRGPVAHLLADVPREGVAPRADLELQLPE from the coding sequence ATGACCGCGTTCACCGAGGGCCAGAGCGACCCGACCGTCCAGCCGGTGCCCGCCTCCGTGGTGGAGCGCGTGGACGCCGCCGACACGACCCTGCAGAACCCCAGGCGCGCCGTGCTCTCCCTCGGCTCGAACCTCGGCAACCGTCTGGAGACCCTCCAGGGCGCCATCGACGCCCTGGAGGACACCCCGGGCGTCCGCATCAAGGCGGTCTCTCCGGTGTACGAGACGGAGCCGTGGGGCGTGGACCCAGGCAGCCAGCCGACGTACTTCAACGCGGTGATCGTGCTGAAGACGACCCTCCCGCCCTCCTCGCTCCTGGAGCGGGCCCACGCGGTCGAGGAGGCCTTCCACCGCGTCCGGGACGAGCGCTGGGGGCCCCGCACGATCGACGTGGACATCGTGGCGTACGCGGACCTGGTCTCGGACGACCCGGTGCTGACCCTCCCGCACCCCCGGGCCCACGAGCGCGCCTTCGTCCTGGCCCCCTGGTACGACGTGGAGCCCGAGGCCCAGTTCCCCGGCCGCGGCCCCGTGGCGCACCTGCTCGCCGACGTCCCCAGGGAAGGTGTGGCGCCCCGCGCCGACCTGGAACTCCAGCTGCCCGAGTAG
- the folB gene encoding dihydroneopterin aldolase has product MDRVALRGLRARGHHGVFPKEREEGQTFIVDLTIGLDTRPAAADDDLTKTVHYGIVAEEVVAVVEGEPVNLIETLAERIAQTCLKHEGVQEIEVCVHKPDAPITVPFDDVTVTITRSRA; this is encoded by the coding sequence GTGGATCGTGTCGCGCTGCGCGGCCTCAGGGCCCGCGGGCACCACGGTGTCTTTCCCAAGGAACGCGAAGAGGGCCAGACCTTCATCGTGGACCTCACGATCGGCCTGGACACCCGGCCTGCCGCGGCCGACGACGACCTCACGAAGACCGTGCACTACGGCATCGTGGCGGAGGAGGTCGTGGCCGTCGTCGAGGGCGAGCCGGTGAACCTCATCGAGACCCTCGCCGAGCGCATCGCACAGACGTGCCTCAAGCACGAGGGGGTCCAGGAGATCGAGGTGTGCGTCCACAAGCCGGACGCCCCGATCACGGTCCCCTTCGACGACGTGACCGTCACCATCACCCGGAGCCGAGCATGA
- a CDS encoding nuclear transport factor 2 family protein has product MSAPHTDVEQVELANTAFYEAMERGDFEVLSSIWLTPSDLGHDEEYHDPAQAGEVSCVHPGWPVLNGRGEVLRSYALIMANTEYIQFFLTDVHVSVTGDTALVTCTENILSGGPSPEDSDELGPLVGQLVVATNVFRRTPEGWKLWSHHASPVLAESGEEEEDESPT; this is encoded by the coding sequence GTGAGCGCCCCCCACACGGACGTCGAGCAGGTCGAACTCGCCAACACCGCCTTCTACGAGGCGATGGAGCGGGGTGACTTCGAGGTGCTGTCGTCGATCTGGCTGACCCCGTCCGACCTGGGCCACGACGAGGAGTACCACGACCCCGCGCAGGCCGGCGAGGTCTCCTGCGTCCACCCCGGCTGGCCGGTCCTCAACGGCCGGGGCGAGGTCCTGAGGTCGTACGCGCTGATCATGGCGAACACCGAGTACATCCAGTTCTTCCTGACCGACGTGCACGTTTCGGTCACCGGTGACACCGCCCTGGTGACCTGTACGGAGAACATCCTCAGCGGCGGCCCGTCCCCCGAGGACAGCGACGAACTCGGGCCCCTCGTGGGCCAGCTCGTCGTCGCCACGAATGTGTTCCGCCGCACACCCGAGGGCTGGAAACTCTGGTCGCACCACGCTTCTCCCGTACTGGCCGAATCCGGCGAGGAAGAAGAGGACGAGTCGCCCACTTGA
- the folP gene encoding dihydropteroate synthase, with amino-acid sequence MSKRSGRSQVAGLPEWDRCAVMGVVNVTPDSFSDGGHWFDTTAAVKHGLDLVAEGADLVDVGGESTRPGAARVDEAEELKRVIPVVRGLASEGVTVSVDTMRASVAERSLAAGAVLVNDVSGGLADPAMIPAVAAAGAPFVVMHWRGFLQGSTVRGSYVDVVSEVVDELHARVEAVLAGGVAADRIVVDPGLGFSKEAEHDLILLAHLDRLRELGHPVLVAASRKRFLGRVLAGPEGAPPPARERDAATAAVSALAAHQGAWAVRVHEVRATADAVRVARAVEGARIAEGDR; translated from the coding sequence ATGAGCAAAAGGAGCGGGCGCAGCCAAGTCGCGGGCCTCCCGGAATGGGACCGCTGCGCGGTCATGGGCGTCGTGAACGTGACCCCCGATTCCTTCTCGGACGGCGGCCACTGGTTCGACACGACCGCCGCCGTCAAGCACGGCCTCGACCTGGTCGCGGAAGGCGCGGACCTGGTCGACGTGGGCGGCGAGTCCACCCGCCCCGGCGCCGCGCGTGTCGACGAGGCGGAGGAGCTCAAGCGCGTCATCCCGGTCGTCCGCGGCCTCGCCTCGGAGGGCGTCACCGTCTCGGTCGACACGATGCGCGCCTCCGTGGCCGAGCGCTCGCTCGCCGCGGGCGCCGTCCTCGTCAACGACGTCAGCGGCGGCCTCGCCGACCCGGCGATGATCCCGGCCGTCGCCGCCGCGGGCGCCCCGTTCGTGGTCATGCACTGGCGCGGCTTCCTCCAGGGCAGCACCGTACGAGGGTCGTACGTGGACGTCGTCTCCGAAGTCGTCGACGAGCTCCACGCGCGCGTGGAGGCCGTTCTGGCGGGCGGTGTCGCCGCGGACCGCATAGTCGTCGACCCGGGCCTCGGCTTCTCCAAGGAGGCCGAGCACGACCTGATCCTCCTCGCCCACCTCGACCGTCTCCGGGAGCTCGGGCACCCCGTGCTGGTGGCCGCCTCCCGCAAGCGGTTCCTGGGCCGCGTTCTGGCGGGCCCCGAAGGCGCCCCGCCGCCCGCCCGGGAGCGGGACGCCGCCACCGCGGCCGTCTCCGCGCTCGCGGCACATCAGGGCGCGTGGGCCGTCCGGGTCCACGAGGTTCGGGCCACCGCCGACGCCGTCCGGGTCGCCCGGGCCGTGGAGGGCGCCCGGATCGCAGAGGGAGACCGGTGA
- a CDS encoding phosphatidylglycerol lysyltransferase domain-containing protein codes for MSGEVPARTGRLRGVLRGPRPEAVPALVARACTLVGLLDIAAGVFPRFRNSRMHTLAEVLPGAFGPFAAALSLSAGVLLLLLAHGLRRRKRRAWRAAVILLPLGALAQFTYRHSLIGVLISLALLAPLLRHRSEFKALPDPRSRWRALANFVLMGTGSLLLGLVIVSVHPNRMVGNPSLADRISHVLYGLFGFEGPVDYQGTTSWTVAFSLGALGLLTAVTTIYLAFRPEHPAARLTEDDETRLRALLDKHGGRDSLGHFALRRDKAVVFSPSGKAAVTYRVVSGVMLASGDPIGDVEAWPGAIERFMDEAKAHSWTPAVMGCSETGGEVWTRETGLDALELGDEAVVKVADFSLAGRAMRNVRQMVKRIERAGYETRVRRIRDLSEGELDRIRRAAEAWRGTDTERGFSMALGRIGDPEDGDCLIATAHKEDTVPGPYGDLKAVLHFVPWGTDGVSLDLMRRDRSADPGMNELLIVAALQAAPRLGVARVSLNFAMFRSALARGEKIGAGPVLRAWRGLLVFLSRWFQIESLYKFNAKFRPYWEPRFVVYRSSRDLPRIGFAAMQAEGFVNLALPRLLRRRAPAPRPCAHAVTERDVRAA; via the coding sequence ATGTCGGGCGAGGTTCCGGCTCGAACGGGCCGACTGCGGGGCGTACTCCGCGGTCCGCGCCCCGAGGCCGTTCCCGCCCTGGTCGCCAGGGCCTGCACGCTCGTAGGGCTTCTGGACATCGCGGCGGGTGTCTTCCCGCGCTTCCGCAACAGCCGTATGCACACGCTCGCCGAGGTGCTGCCGGGCGCGTTCGGTCCGTTCGCGGCCGCCCTGTCCCTCAGCGCGGGCGTCCTGCTGCTGCTCCTCGCCCACGGTCTGCGCCGACGCAAGCGTCGGGCGTGGCGGGCCGCCGTGATCCTGCTCCCGCTCGGTGCCCTGGCCCAGTTCACCTACCGGCACTCGCTCATCGGGGTCCTCATCTCGCTGGCGCTGCTCGCCCCGCTGCTGCGCCACCGCAGTGAGTTCAAGGCGCTGCCCGACCCGCGCAGCCGCTGGCGGGCCCTCGCCAACTTCGTCCTCATGGGCACGGGTTCACTCCTGCTCGGCCTGGTCATCGTCAGCGTCCACCCCAACCGGATGGTCGGCAATCCGAGCCTCGCGGACCGCATCAGCCATGTGCTGTACGGCCTGTTCGGCTTCGAGGGGCCGGTCGACTACCAGGGCACCACGTCCTGGACGGTGGCCTTCTCCCTCGGCGCGCTCGGCCTGCTGACCGCCGTGACCACCATCTACCTGGCCTTCCGCCCCGAACACCCGGCCGCGCGCCTGACGGAGGACGACGAGACCCGGCTGCGCGCCCTCCTGGACAAGCACGGGGGCCGCGACTCGCTCGGCCACTTCGCGCTCCGCCGCGACAAGGCGGTCGTCTTCTCGCCGAGCGGCAAGGCGGCGGTGACGTACCGCGTCGTCTCCGGGGTGATGCTCGCCAGCGGCGACCCGATCGGCGACGTCGAGGCCTGGCCCGGCGCGATCGAACGCTTCATGGACGAGGCGAAGGCCCACTCCTGGACGCCCGCCGTCATGGGCTGCTCCGAGACGGGCGGCGAGGTCTGGACCCGCGAGACCGGCCTGGACGCCCTCGAACTGGGCGACGAGGCGGTGGTGAAGGTCGCGGATTTCTCCCTGGCCGGACGCGCGATGCGGAACGTACGCCAGATGGTGAAGCGCATCGAGCGAGCCGGTTACGAGACCCGCGTACGGCGCATCCGTGACCTCAGCGAGGGCGAGCTGGACCGGATCCGGCGCGCCGCGGAGGCCTGGCGCGGCACGGACACCGAGCGCGGCTTCTCCATGGCGCTCGGCCGCATCGGCGACCCGGAGGACGGCGACTGTCTCATCGCGACGGCCCACAAGGAAGACACCGTTCCGGGCCCGTACGGGGATCTGAAGGCCGTACTCCACTTCGTCCCCTGGGGCACGGACGGGGTCTCCCTGGACCTCATGCGCCGCGACCGCTCGGCGGACCCCGGCATGAACGAGCTCCTCATCGTGGCGGCCCTCCAGGCGGCCCCCCGCCTGGGCGTCGCCCGTGTCTCCCTGAACTTCGCGATGTTCCGCTCGGCCCTGGCCCGCGGCGAGAAGATCGGCGCGGGCCCCGTCCTGCGGGCCTGGCGCGGGCTGCTGGTGTTTCTCTCCCGCTGGTTCCAGATCGAGTCGCTGTACAAGTTCAACGCGAAGTTCCGCCCCTACTGGGAGCCCCGTTTCGTCGTCTACCGCTCCTCCCGCGACCTCCCCCGCATCGGCTTCGCCGCCATGCAGGCCGAGGGCTTCGTGAACCTCGCCCTCCCCCGCCTCCTGCGCCGCCGCGCCCCGGCTCCGCGCCCCTGCGCCCACGCCGTGACGGAACGAGACGTACGAGCGGCGTAA
- a CDS encoding alpha/beta hydrolase codes for MGLTSNKVLAFAVLFAVLLFVGTVWWWPRLARRNWRAVSGRIGLLLATQVAIFASIGLGANQAFGFYASWADLFGQESGQGIVVDHDAAGTNGPLQVVDTRQVNVSGGTRPQIGGQIQKVDIVGRRTHIASPAYVYLPPEYFQPQYRTRTFPATVVLTGYPGTAEALIKGLHYPQTAHRLAKNGTMQPMILVMMRPTVAPPRDTECVDVPGGPKTESFFAKDLPDAVSHHYRVGKKPGSWGIVGDSTGGYCALKLAIHHPETYAAGAGLSPYYRAPSDPTTGDLFHGNEELKNRADLMWYLKHKPAPDTSLLVSSSRNGESNYQETLRFIDLVQAKKPTRISSIILDSGGHNFNTWRREIPATLQWISGRLSDR; via the coding sequence ATGGGTCTCACGAGCAACAAGGTGCTGGCATTCGCGGTCCTCTTCGCGGTGCTGCTGTTCGTCGGCACGGTGTGGTGGTGGCCGCGGCTCGCGCGTCGCAACTGGCGTGCCGTGTCGGGGCGGATCGGCCTCCTGCTGGCCACCCAGGTCGCGATCTTCGCGTCGATCGGCCTCGGCGCCAACCAGGCTTTCGGGTTCTACGCCAGCTGGGCCGACCTGTTCGGTCAGGAGTCGGGCCAGGGCATCGTGGTCGACCATGACGCCGCGGGCACGAACGGCCCGCTCCAGGTGGTCGACACACGACAGGTGAACGTCTCCGGCGGGACGCGGCCGCAGATCGGCGGGCAGATCCAGAAGGTCGACATCGTGGGCCGGCGGACCCATATCGCGTCTCCCGCGTACGTCTATCTGCCGCCGGAGTACTTCCAGCCGCAGTACCGCACGCGTACGTTCCCGGCGACTGTCGTACTGACCGGCTATCCGGGTACCGCCGAGGCGCTCATCAAGGGTCTGCACTATCCGCAGACCGCCCACCGGCTGGCGAAGAACGGCACGATGCAGCCGATGATCCTGGTCATGATGCGGCCGACCGTCGCGCCGCCGCGCGACACGGAATGCGTGGACGTTCCCGGCGGCCCGAAGACCGAGTCGTTCTTCGCCAAGGACCTGCCCGACGCGGTATCGCACCACTACAGGGTGGGCAAAAAGCCCGGGAGCTGGGGAATCGTCGGCGATTCAACGGGCGGTTACTGCGCGCTGAAGCTCGCGATCCACCACCCGGAGACATACGCCGCCGGGGCGGGCCTTTCCCCCTACTACAGGGCGCCGAGCGACCCCACGACGGGCGATCTCTTCCATGGGAACGAGGAGTTGAAGAACCGCGCCGACCTGATGTGGTACCTGAAGCACAAGCCCGCGCCCGACACCTCACTGCTCGTCAGCAGCAGCAGGAACGGCGAGAGCAACTACCAGGAGACGCTGCGGTTCATCGACCTGGTGCAGGCGAAGAAGCCGACCCGGATCTCGTCGATCATCCTCGACAGCGGAGGACACAACTTCAACACCTGGCGGCGCGAGATCCCGGCGACCCTGCAGTGGATCAGTGGACGGCTGAGCGACCGATGA
- a CDS encoding PH domain-containing protein, producing the protein MHPVTPLRRAWAPVAVIAGWAVHDPDQAQRQLTRLTTMTLLAVLVAAVLGAALYGFLSWWFTHFAVTDTELRIRTGLVFRRTAHIRLERIQAVDVTQPLLARVAGVAKLKLDVVGTDKKDELAYLGQEEARILRAELLARAAGFAPETAHEVGEAPVQRLLHVPAGVLAVSLVLTGATWGTLAAALVVPPLLWFATHSVWTVLATALPLLGAAGASSVGRFVGEYDWTVGESPDGLRIDHGLLDRTHETVPPGRVQTVRIVEPLLWRRRGWVRVELDVAGSSNSVLVPVAPREVADAVIARVLPGVTVPTSLARPPRRAGWCVPFWWRGYGLAVTDTVFVARHGLLRRSIALVPHAKVQSVRLEQGPWQRHKGLADVRVDTGANKTVTARLRDASEAAELLYGQADRSRTGRREARPDRWMA; encoded by the coding sequence CTGCACCCCGTGACGCCCCTGCGGCGCGCGTGGGCACCCGTCGCCGTGATCGCCGGCTGGGCCGTGCACGACCCCGACCAGGCGCAGCGGCAGCTCACGCGGCTCACCACGATGACACTGCTGGCCGTCCTGGTCGCGGCCGTCCTGGGGGCCGCCCTCTACGGCTTTCTGAGCTGGTGGTTCACACACTTCGCGGTGACCGACACCGAACTGCGCATCCGTACGGGCCTGGTGTTCCGGCGCACCGCGCACATCCGGCTCGAACGGATCCAGGCGGTCGACGTCACCCAGCCGCTGCTGGCCCGCGTGGCCGGGGTCGCCAAGCTCAAACTCGACGTCGTCGGGACCGACAAGAAGGACGAGCTGGCCTATCTGGGCCAGGAGGAGGCCCGGATACTGCGGGCCGAACTGCTCGCCCGGGCCGCCGGTTTCGCACCCGAGACCGCGCACGAGGTGGGCGAGGCGCCGGTGCAGCGGCTGCTCCACGTGCCCGCCGGTGTCCTCGCCGTGTCGCTCGTCCTGACCGGGGCCACCTGGGGAACGCTGGCCGCCGCCCTCGTCGTACCGCCGCTCCTGTGGTTCGCCACCCACAGCGTGTGGACGGTCCTCGCGACGGCGCTTCCGCTGCTCGGCGCGGCGGGTGCGAGCAGCGTGGGGCGGTTCGTCGGCGAGTACGACTGGACCGTGGGCGAGTCCCCGGACGGGCTCCGCATCGACCACGGGCTCCTCGACCGTACGCACGAGACCGTGCCGCCCGGACGCGTCCAGACCGTACGCATCGTCGAACCGCTGCTCTGGCGGCGGCGCGGGTGGGTCCGGGTCGAGCTGGACGTGGCGGGGTCGTCCAACTCCGTGCTCGTGCCGGTCGCTCCGCGCGAGGTCGCCGACGCGGTCATCGCGCGGGTGCTGCCGGGCGTGACCGTGCCCACCTCACTGGCACGGCCGCCGCGCCGGGCGGGCTGGTGCGTGCCGTTCTGGTGGCGGGGTTACGGGCTCGCCGTGACCGACACCGTCTTCGTGGCCCGGCACGGGCTGCTGCGCCGCAGCATCGCGCTCGTGCCGCACGCCAAGGTGCAGAGCGTGCGCCTGGAGCAGGGGCCGTGGCAGCGCCACAAGGGGCTGGCCGACGTCCGCGTGGACACCGGCGCCAACAAGACCGTGACGGCGAGGCTGCGGGACGCCTCCGAGGCGGCGGAGCTGCTGTACGGACAGGCGGACCGGTCGCGCACGGGGCGGCGGGAGGCCCGCCCGGACCGGTGGATGGCCTGA
- a CDS encoding PH domain-containing protein, translated as METGTSENAGQTAGQAAGEPVWIGLPPGLLRMRRLLLVVWLGLLTVGTGLLLGLLAGPGWAAFALLPLAVLLWGWPMLGRNWRSWRYAERADDLLISRGVLWQEETVVPYGRMQLVEVTSGPVERHFGLASVQLHTAAAPTDARIPGLDPAEAERLRDRLTELGEARSAGL; from the coding sequence ATGGAGACGGGGACCTCGGAAAACGCGGGGCAGACAGCGGGGCAGGCGGCGGGCGAGCCGGTGTGGATCGGCCTCCCGCCGGGGCTGCTGAGGATGCGACGGCTGCTGCTGGTGGTGTGGCTGGGGCTGCTGACCGTCGGTACGGGCCTGCTGCTCGGCCTGCTCGCCGGGCCCGGCTGGGCGGCCTTCGCCCTGCTGCCGCTCGCGGTGCTGCTGTGGGGCTGGCCGATGCTGGGCCGCAACTGGCGGTCCTGGCGGTACGCCGAGCGTGCGGACGACCTGCTGATCAGCCGGGGTGTGCTGTGGCAGGAGGAGACCGTCGTGCCGTACGGGCGCATGCAGTTGGTCGAGGTCACCTCCGGCCCCGTCGAGCGGCACTTCGGGCTGGCGAGCGTGCAGCTGCACACGGCGGCCGCGCCGACGGACGCCCGCATTCCCGGCCTGGACCCGGCCGAGGCGGAACGACTGCGCGACCGGCTCACGGAACTGGGCGAAGCCCGATCGGCGGGGCTGTGA
- a CDS encoding NADH-quinone oxidoreductase subunit D — protein sequence MTPTTGPTETMVGIGGAAESTDMVLNIGPQHPSTHGVLRLRLVLDGERIQHAEPVIGYMHRGAEKLFEARDYRQIIMLANRHDWLSAFSNELGVVLGVERMLGMEVPERAVWTRTLLAELNRVLNHLMFLGSYPLELGGITPIFYAFTEREELQHVMEEISGGRMHYMFNRVGGLKEDMPAGWTARARASVSGVRSRMDRFDDLVLGNEIFRGRTRDVGVLSPEAVHAYGVSGPIARASGVDFDLRRDEPYLAYGELQDTLKVVTRQEGDCLARFECLLEQTHVALDLADACLDRLAELPPGPINQRLPKVLKAPEGHTYAWTENPLGINGYYLVSKGEKTPYRLKLRSASYNNIQALVELLPGTLVADMVAILGSLFFVVGDIDK from the coding sequence ATGACTCCTACGACGGGTCCCACGGAGACCATGGTCGGTATCGGCGGCGCCGCGGAGAGCACCGACATGGTGCTCAACATCGGGCCGCAGCACCCGTCCACACATGGTGTGCTGCGCCTGCGGCTCGTCCTCGACGGTGAGCGGATCCAGCACGCGGAGCCGGTGATCGGCTATATGCACCGCGGCGCGGAGAAGCTCTTCGAGGCACGCGACTACCGCCAGATCATCATGCTGGCCAACCGCCACGACTGGCTCTCGGCCTTCTCCAACGAGCTGGGCGTGGTCCTCGGCGTCGAGCGCATGCTCGGCATGGAGGTCCCCGAGCGCGCGGTGTGGACACGCACGCTGCTCGCGGAGCTGAACCGGGTCCTGAACCACCTGATGTTCCTGGGCTCGTACCCCCTGGAGCTGGGCGGGATCACGCCGATCTTCTACGCCTTCACCGAGCGCGAGGAACTCCAGCACGTCATGGAGGAGATCTCCGGCGGGCGCATGCACTACATGTTCAACCGGGTCGGCGGTCTCAAGGAGGACATGCCCGCCGGATGGACCGCACGCGCGCGTGCGTCCGTTTCCGGCGTGCGCTCCCGCATGGACCGCTTCGACGACCTGGTCCTCGGCAACGAGATCTTCCGCGGTCGTACGAGGGATGTCGGCGTCCTCTCCCCGGAGGCGGTGCACGCCTACGGAGTGAGCGGTCCCATCGCCCGCGCCTCCGGAGTCGACTTCGACCTGCGCCGGGACGAGCCGTACCTCGCGTACGGGGAGCTCCAGGACACCCTGAAGGTCGTCACGCGCCAGGAGGGCGACTGCCTGGCCCGCTTCGAGTGCCTGCTGGAGCAGACCCACGTCGCGCTCGACCTGGCCGACGCCTGTCTGGACCGGCTCGCGGAGCTGCCCCCGGGCCCCATCAACCAGCGGCTCCCGAAGGTCCTCAAGGCTCCCGAGGGCCACACGTACGCCTGGACCGAGAACCCCCTCGGCATCAACGGCTACTACCTCGTCAGCAAGGGCGAGAAGACCCCGTACCGGCTGAAGCTCCGTTCGGCCTCGTACAACAACATCCAGGCGCTGGTGGAGCTGCTGCCGGGCACGCTGGTCGCGGACATGGTGGCGATCCTGGGGTCGCTGTTCTTCGTGGTCGGGGACATCGACAAGTAG
- a CDS encoding SAM-dependent methyltransferase gives MKRESAGGVRGWRPATEEALYGPSGFYRRPEGPAGHFRTSVHASPLFAGAVARLLCLVDEALAHPAGLAFVDMGAGRGELATGVLKALPAEVASRARGYAVERAARPAGLHHRIEWLPEPPPGVTGLLFANEWLDNVPLDVAQVDAEGTARLVLVRENGTESLGEPVAGAEAEWLERWWPLTGTPGSPLPLPEAPDGPPPPEDVRPPAAGLQGPAHGSHGSHGSHGQAAEGLRAEIGLPRDAAWAAAVASLGRGLAVAVDYVHFAGARPPFGTLTGFKEGRETAPVPDGSCDITAHVALDACALPGARLLSQREALGALGVSGERPSLSLASTDPTAYVRALAGAGEAAELTARGGLGDFGWLLQPVGIPDPLPGGEQPST, from the coding sequence GTGAAGCGTGAGAGCGCGGGCGGGGTGCGCGGGTGGCGCCCGGCGACCGAGGAGGCGCTGTACGGACCCTCCGGTTTCTATCGCCGCCCGGAGGGGCCCGCGGGCCATTTCCGCACCTCGGTGCACGCGTCACCGCTGTTCGCGGGGGCCGTGGCCCGGCTCCTGTGCCTCGTCGACGAGGCGCTGGCCCACCCCGCCGGACTCGCCTTCGTCGACATGGGCGCGGGCCGCGGCGAGCTGGCGACCGGCGTCCTGAAGGCCCTCCCCGCCGAAGTGGCCTCCCGCGCGCGTGGGTACGCCGTGGAACGGGCCGCCCGCCCCGCCGGACTCCATCACCGAATCGAGTGGCTCCCGGAGCCCCCGCCGGGCGTCACTGGCCTCCTGTTCGCCAACGAGTGGCTCGACAACGTGCCCCTGGACGTGGCCCAGGTGGACGCGGAGGGCACGGCACGGCTCGTTCTCGTACGGGAGAACGGGACGGAGTCCCTCGGGGAACCGGTGGCCGGGGCGGAGGCGGAGTGGCTGGAGAGGTGGTGGCCGCTCACGGGGACTCCAGGCAGCCCGCTGCCGCTCCCTGAAGCTCCGGACGGCCCGCCTCCGCCCGAGGACGTCCGCCCGCCCGCAGCGGGCCTCCAGGGCCCTGCTCACGGCTCTCACGGCTCTCACGGCTCTCACGGCCAGGCTGCCGAAGGCCTCCGCGCCGAGATCGGGCTCCCCAGGGACGCCGCCTGGGCCGCCGCCGTGGCCTCCCTCGGCCGGGGTCTCGCCGTGGCCGTGGACTACGTGCACTTCGCGGGGGCACGCCCGCCCTTCGGGACGCTGACCGGGTTCAAGGAGGGCAGGGAGACCGCACCCGTGCCCGACGGCTCCTGTGACATCACCGCGCATGTGGCGCTGGACGCGTGCGCTCTGCCCGGGGCGCGGCTGCTGAGCCAGCGGGAGGCACTGGGCGCGCTCGGGGTGAGCGGGGAGCGGCCGTCCCTGAGCCTGGCCTCCACCGACCCGACGGCGTACGTACGGGCTCTCGCGGGCGCGGGCGAGGCCGCCGAACTGACCGCCCGGGGCGGACTCGGCGACTTCGGGTGGCTGTTGCAGCCGGTTGGGATTCCGGACCCGCTCCCCGGCGGAGAACAGCCCTCTACGTAG